The following DNA comes from Methanomassiliicoccales archaeon.
ACGAACGAATGATTTGGGTGAGATTTGGGCCTAATACTGGCATTTTTCCTAATACCCCTTATAGAATAGCCCGCCCCAGGTAACTTACAATGGTTGAACCAATAGTAATAGAACACCTGAGCAAGGACTTCAACGGGTTCCGGGCGGTGGACGACCTGAGTCTCGTTGTCAAGAGAGGTTCCTTCGTCGGTTTCCTCGGCCCCAACGGGGCCGGGAAGAGCACATCGATCAAGATATTGACCAATCTGCTGTCGGCGACGAATGGATCTGCTAGCCTGAACGGAATAGACGTCGTCAAGCGACCCAAGGAGGCAATGGCACAGATAGGAGCAGTGGTTGAGACCCCTGAGTTCTATTCATACCTTACACCGACAGAGACACTTTCTTATCTGGGTGAACTGAGAGGGATGAGAAAGGAGGATATAAGGCGGCGAAGCACGGAAGTGCTGGAAACGGTCAAGATGACCGAATGGAAGGACAAGCGCATCGGCAAGTTCTCAAAGGGAATGAAACAGCGCATAGCCATAGCCCAGGCGATACTACACGAACCGCCGATCGTCATCTTGGACGAACCGACCTCCGGTCTGGACCCGAGAGGGATGTTCGAGGTAAGAGAGATACTGGTCGATCTGAAGAAACAAAACTACACCGTGTTCATGTCCTCTCACCTGCTTAACGAAGTACAGGATGTCTGCGACGAGGTCGCTCTGATTAATTATGGAAAACTATTGAAGAGCGGTACAGTGAGCGAACTGATATCGTCCAATAACTTCCGCAGACTAGAGGTCAAGATGAGGCAAAGTGTCAATATGGAACTGCTGAACAATATCTCAAAGATGGACAAGATATCCGAGCTGGAACCGGCCGGAGATAATATTGTCGTTATGATGTTGAAAGGTGGAGATGATGCCCAGATCGAACTGTTGAAAGAACTTCAAGGCCTCAATCTTGACATAATCTCATTCAAGGAATCTGGCGTGGCGCTGGAGAACCTGTACATGTCCCTTATCAAGGAATCGAAGTGATCTTCATGAACGAAACAAAGACAGTGAAAATTCGCGAAGTCACTTCGAACCCACCATCGGACGCGGCACAAGTTGTGACCGTGTTCAAGTACGACATATTGAAGTATCTGCGCAGCCGGCGGTTGATGGGGATGCTGGCCATAGATGCGCTGGTCCTGCTGCTCATAACCCTACTGCCGCCTCTTCTGGGTAGCGATTACTCGGACGATGCCGATTCGTTCGTCAGGACCTACGCTTCGTTCGGAACGGTCCTGGTCGTCATCGGAGCCACGTTCTTCGCCGGAGACGTCATTGTATCCGAATTCCAGAACCGCACAGGCTTCCTGCTCTTCCCCAATCCGGTTAAGAAAGGGACCCTTCTGATCGGCAAGTTCCTGGCTTCGGTGGCGGCGATGTTCTTGGTGCTCGTGATCTATTACGGCGTAGCGCTGTTGCTCGGGGTGGGCATCACTGGTGGTCTTTCCGTCAATGGGGTCGAATCACTGATGCTTGCGATGCCGTACTCAGTGGCGGCTCTGGCCGTTGGCTATCTGATAAGCACGGTGATGAAAGGATCGACGGGAGCGTTAATCTTGACGTTCGCCCTGTTCCTGTTCATCTTCAGCATCATAACGAGTGTGCTGAGCGCCAGCGGCGTAGACCCATGGTTTATTTTGTCCCAGGCGGGTCAGAGCATCACCGACGTCTTTGGTGCATCGACCTCAGACAACGGAGGAGGTTCTGGGTTCAGCATGAACTCGTACAGCGCGGACACCGGAGTCTCCATCGCAGTTATGCTGGCCTACACGATTGTGGCACTGGCCCTTACCTACGTATTGTTCAAGAGGAGAGAGATGGCTGCCTGACCGTCGCCAAACGCCCTTTGGGGCCTTTTTATTTTTTTCAGTTTATAATCAGTGCACCCACCGGTCTGCTTGAACATTTGATTTTCTGATTTGGATTCTTCCGGTCCAACGAGAACGGCTCATGTAGGTCATTCGATATTCTGATTTTTACTATCCTGAGAACATCTGCATACGATTTCAGTTACCAAGGACGGCATCACATTGATATTGATTGATGTGTGACTGTGAAACACCTTCCACTTCATTCATACACCATATGTTGAAGCTAGAAAATGCAACTAGGTAACAGATGACATAGAGTTATCGAATGTTAGATATCCTAAAATTGAGAACTCACCATCTTTTATACATTCGATTCTTCGAGGGTTATGGCTACAGTGATGATTTTACGAACAACATTCAATAGCATCATAGACCAGATTAAAAATGATGATTCGCCGCGTGTCGTGCTATCATCACGATGCGATGACGTCTGCAGGGCTTGTCCGCACAAAATCGATGATTCGTGGGCCCTGTTGCAAAACTAGTTTGACCAGAACTCCTTCCTCATGGCCAGCTGGATCAGGTTGAACAGGCAGAACTTGATCCGCACCTCATTTTTCCGAGCAGCTTTCGTCCAGCATCTCAGCCGATAACCGAGCAAAGCATCAATCATGCTGAACACCGTTTCGGAATGAGCGCGCTTCGCCGTTAACGCGGCGAAGCGCTTCGGCCAGTGCTTTGCGAAGCTGACCAGCTTCTGGTACAGCGTCTCAGGCTCCACGACCAGCTTGGCGTTCTTCTTGATCTTGTGAAAAGGCGTGGCACCGTGCTGCCTGGCCACGGCCAGGCAGTCGTTGCCCACGTAGGCGGAATCGGCCAGACTTCGTTTGGGGACGACGTTATCGGGCAAACGGTCCCAGACGTTCCAGGACGTCTGGGACTCGTGTACGTTCGAGTCTGAGAGGTAATAAGCCAGTATGACGAACTCGTCCACCTCGATGACGATGTTCGCCTTCACCCAGTCCTGCTTCGCGCGTTGGGCGTGCGGCGTCTCACGCCAGCCTCGCTTCCTGCCAGAGTATCCAGTGGCGTCGGTCGAGGCGACAACCTTCCTGGTCGGAAGGTCCGAGAGAATATGCTGGATGAACCGTTCCAGCACGACCGCGAAGCGGTCCGACTGGATCATCCGGCATAAGGTGGAATAATCTAGAATGGTCTCGATGGAATAGTAGTCCTGCATCATTGCCAGCATTCCTTCCGTCTCACGGAAGGTCAGGTCCAGCAGCTGCTGGACCAGGAATCCGATGAGCACGACGCACTCATCGTATGCTGGCCTTCCGGTCGGTCTCCTCCGCTGCCAGAACGAGAACTCATCGGCATGTAGGCGAATGGCCTCCATGGCCAGGCGGAGGCCGTTGACAGCCAGATCGTCGTATCGATCAAAATCCATTGTCACCTTCTCGAACTGGATCGAGAAGGTGTCAAGGTGCGTCTGCCCGGAAAAATTGAATATCGAGCGCGGTATCTCTATCATTGTGACTGTCAAACAACTACCATCCTGAACAGCTGGTATATGGTGACAGCCACACATATAAATTTCTATAACAATATAGATAATACAGAATAATTATATTGTCAGAGTGTCGGATTTAGTTTTGCAACAGGGCCGTTAATGATTGAAAAAAATAATAGTAAAGTGTTTGAATAGCCGGCCCTGCGAATTATTTGAATAATTGAATTTCAATTCTAATCATCTGGCTCAAGTGATGAGTGGTCTCGGCTGAGCTCATCACGTCTCTTATCAAGCTGACTTTGTCATTTGGTGAAGATTTTTTTCAGAGGAATTGAACGAACAATTGATGATGGACGCTCACGCGTCCAGCATTGGAAAATTACCGAACTCTTCCCGGAACCGACCTAATCAATGGTCAAGGTGAGGATACTATTCGATGTCAAAATGCAAATCGAGATAGAATGCAATGGTTGCGACGAGGTCATGACGTACGTTCGAGATCCATGAGCCCACGGTGCTTTCCTGGAGCGGATTAAGGATTATCGGAAGTTTGATCCGATGATACCGGGAGGGCGATGAGAATCTGAACTATCCAGTAACAATACACTCACTTTCACTGAACCGAAGAATACCCTTTTTATAGACAATCCATTACATCATTTATGGTCGCTGAAAAGTATTCAGTCGCTAACCCCGAGATTCTTTTTGATGGAAAGGTTCTGACTAACAAGGTTCTGCTAGCCCAATGTGACATCTTAACGCACAAAATATCTGTAGGAAGGGGTGAATTTATCGATGGCCTGAAAGAAGCAAGCTATTTCCTGAAGATTCTGATGGATCCGGAAGCTGAGGCTACTCTCTATGAGATTTTCAATAAGGGGGTTGTAGAACTGAAGGTCACAGATCCGGCAACCATGCATGAATACCAATCGAAGGTTTTCATTAAACAAATACCGTTGATGGGATATGAACAGGTTGTTACTCTAAAGCTCGTTCATTCGGATTGATGTCAATCCACTTCTGCGAACTGAAAATAGAAGTCCTCGAGCTTTCGGGAATCAATTTCAAGCTGAAGGACTTCCGGCGGCACGTAGTTTCGCTAAGTAAAGCAACAATTTTTTCTACCTCGTTATTAATTAATAAATCATAATGTGTATATAATAATAAAAATGATAAAGGGTTTATGTGAAAAACCATCTGATTGAAATGTAAACTTCAATTACTGGCTGTCGTGTTGGGTAAATCCCTTCCCCCGCACCAGAATAATAGGGGTTATAGACATCTTTTTAAAAATATCACCTCCTCATCAAACCGAGACTGAACTAACCTTTTTATGATTGCAAGAAGGTGTTAAGTTATATCCTGACCTCGACAGTTGATCGTATCGAATTCAGTAAAATTTAGTCATTATTCGATGCTGGGCGCACGAGCGTTCAGCGGAATGGGTAGAAATTAAGGGTGTCCTCAACATTAGGTTGAGTTTGTGACAAAACAATCCATGCTGAGTCGTCCTCAGCCTGGACTATCTATGCACAAATTACAGCAGGGTTGAGGACTCGTTTAAAATCTGTTTGGCCACCTCCTCGAAGCGGTGGCCAGAGATTCGATCAATCAAAATACTGTGCCTAAATTGTCTGATTAACTGTCAAGGTTAGGTTATCATTGGGAACGCCATCGTCGTTCTCCTGGGCTTGCAGATGATGTTCTCCCGTGGCTGGATGTCTAAGGATTCCTCCGCAGAGCGGCCTTGGCCGAGATTACTAGGCAACATCGTATTCCGCGCACTGATCCCTTTTGCCTTCCCAAAGTGGTCTTTCGATCGTTGTTTCCGTCAAAACGCATAGCCTATAATAATAATCTACTGTATTATTAAAATCAATAATGCTTTTATATGTTCATTAATGTGCAGACATCTACATGAATATAGCGCCGAAGATCGTCTATGAAGAGGTCGACCTGCACCTGTCGCCGGCCGAAGCCTTCTCCAGGCTGCGGCAGGGAGCGGAGGCCTCTTTCCTGTTGGAGAGCGCGGAGGGGGCCTCCCGCACCGTCGCCTATTCGTTCCTTGGCGCCTGTCCTAGGGAAATCGTACGGAGCGATGGCGGACAGGGCGTGGAACGGTTACGCGAGGTCATGGCCACCAGGGACCGCACAAGGTCCCCGTTCCCTTTCATGGGCGGGCTGGTTGGTTACTTCTCTTATCATCTGGTCAATGCGGTGGAGCAGGACCTGCACCTGCGGGACGGGGGATTCCCGTCCTACGAGCTAGGGTTGTACGACCGAGGCCTGATCTACGATCATTCCGCCTTCAAGGTCTATCAGTTCCATTCGGAGGGCGAAAAGGGAATCGCTCTGCCCGCCGAGGTGCCGCAAGGGGAGAACTTCCGTTTGCTGGAGCGCACATCCGGGACCACCGAGGAGGAGTACGAGCGCGGCGTGGGGACGCTCAAACAACGGATCAGGGAGGGCGAGGCCTTCCAAGTGGTGCTCTCAGGACACGAGGAGTACCGCTTCGCCGGGGACCCCTTCGGGCTGTACCTCAAGCTGAGGCAGGTCAACCCATCGTCCTACATGTTCTACCTGGACTTCGGCCAGCGGAAGGTCCTGGGCTCCAGTCCGGAGACGCTTGTTACCGTGAAAGGAAGGGAAGTGATTACCTATCCCATCGCCGGGACCCGGCCGCTCGGCTCTGACCTCAAGGAACGACGGAGCAACCGCCGGGATATGCTCTCCGACGAGAAGGAGAGGGCCGAACACATCATGCTTGTGGACCTGGCACGTAATGATCTGGGCAAGGTCTGCGAGTACGGATCGGTGGAGGTCGCGGACCTCATGCGGGTGGAGGAGTACAGCCACGTGCAGCACATGGTCTCTCGGGTGCGGGGCATATTGCGGAGCGACCGGGACGCCTTGGACGCCCTGGCCGCGGTCTTCCCCGCCGGGACGGTAAGCGGCGCGCCTAAGCACCGGGCCATGCAACTGATAGAGTCCTTGGAGGGACGGGGAAGAGGGCCCTATGCGGGCGCTGTTGGCTACCTGTCCGATAGCGGGGACGTGGACACGGCGATCACCATACGGTCGGCCTTCGTGAACGGCGACCGCATCTCCCTGCAGGCTGGTGCGGGCATCGTGCTGGACTCCGTCCCAGAAAGGGAATTTCAGGAGTGCCAGAGCAAGCTAGGCGCGATGCACCGCTCTCTGCAGATCTGCCAGGGGGGAGGAGCGTGAGACCGCATGTGCTGCTGGTCGACAACTATGATTCCTTCGTCTATAATCTGGCACACTCCCTGGCCGCGGCCGGCGCTGAACCGCATGTGGTCAGGAACGACCGGCTGGACCTGAAGGCCGTCGAGGGGAGGTATCATGGCATCGTCATATCCCCGGGCCCAGGGCACCCGGCCAACCTCAGAGACTTTGGCATGTGCGTGGAGCTACTTCGCACACTGTCCCCGTCCATCCCCACGCTCGGCGTCTGCCTGGGACATCAGGGTATTGCCCATGCCTTCGGCGGGAAGGTGGTCCGGGCACGTACTCCCCTCCACGGAAAATCCACGCCCATCAGCCACGATGGCCGGGGGTTGTTCCGGGGGCTGCCCTCGCCGCTGATCGTGGGAAGGTATCATTCCCTGTGCGTGCAGGAGGAGGACCTCCCCTCGTGCATGGAAGTGACCGCCTGCAGCGAGGACGACACGGTCATGGGCCTGCGCCATCGTCAGTATCCGATAGAGGGGCTGCAGTTCCATCCCGAATCGGTGCTCACCGAGCGCGGGCAGGACATCGTGGACAACTTCGTCTCATCTTTGGAGCGAGGGGCATGACCCAGGCCGAGAGGACGGTCCAGGCGCACCGTTTCGCTTGCGAGATACTCAATCAGAAGATATCCGACCAGGTCATAGCCGAGCGCCTGAAGGAGATGGTGCGCAGGGGGGAGAGCGCCGAGGACCTCATGGGCATGATATCGGTGTTCTACCCCCAGTGCAAACGGGTGGTCACGAAGCATCCTATGGTCATGGACCTGTGCGGCACCGGGGGCGCCCCGGTACGGACCTTCAA
Coding sequences within:
- a CDS encoding ABC transporter ATP-binding protein, whose translation is MVEPIVIEHLSKDFNGFRAVDDLSLVVKRGSFVGFLGPNGAGKSTSIKILTNLLSATNGSASLNGIDVVKRPKEAMAQIGAVVETPEFYSYLTPTETLSYLGELRGMRKEDIRRRSTEVLETVKMTEWKDKRIGKFSKGMKQRIAIAQAILHEPPIVILDEPTSGLDPRGMFEVREILVDLKKQNYTVFMSSHLLNEVQDVCDEVALINYGKLLKSGTVSELISSNNFRRLEVKMRQSVNMELLNNISKMDKISELEPAGDNIVVMMLKGGDDAQIELLKELQGLNLDIISFKESGVALENLYMSLIKESK
- a CDS encoding ABC transporter permease, with translation MNETKTVKIREVTSNPPSDAAQVVTVFKYDILKYLRSRRLMGMLAIDALVLLLITLLPPLLGSDYSDDADSFVRTYASFGTVLVVIGATFFAGDVIVSEFQNRTGFLLFPNPVKKGTLLIGKFLASVAAMFLVLVIYYGVALLLGVGITGGLSVNGVESLMLAMPYSVAALAVGYLISTVMKGSTGALILTFALFLFIFSIITSVLSASGVDPWFILSQAGQSITDVFGASTSDNGGGSGFSMNSYSADTGVSIAVMLAYTIVALALTYVLFKRREMAA
- a CDS encoding transposase; the encoded protein is MTVTMIEIPRSIFNFSGQTHLDTFSIQFEKVTMDFDRYDDLAVNGLRLAMEAIRLHADEFSFWQRRRPTGRPAYDECVVLIGFLVQQLLDLTFRETEGMLAMMQDYYSIETILDYSTLCRMIQSDRFAVVLERFIQHILSDLPTRKVVASTDATGYSGRKRGWRETPHAQRAKQDWVKANIVIEVDEFVILAYYLSDSNVHESQTSWNVWDRLPDNVVPKRSLADSAYVGNDCLAVARQHGATPFHKIKKNAKLVVEPETLYQKLVSFAKHWPKRFAALTAKRAHSETVFSMIDALLGYRLRCWTKAARKNEVRIKFCLFNLIQLAMRKEFWSN
- a CDS encoding anthranilate synthase component I family protein codes for the protein MNIAPKIVYEEVDLHLSPAEAFSRLRQGAEASFLLESAEGASRTVAYSFLGACPREIVRSDGGQGVERLREVMATRDRTRSPFPFMGGLVGYFSYHLVNAVEQDLHLRDGGFPSYELGLYDRGLIYDHSAFKVYQFHSEGEKGIALPAEVPQGENFRLLERTSGTTEEEYERGVGTLKQRIREGEAFQVVLSGHEEYRFAGDPFGLYLKLRQVNPSSYMFYLDFGQRKVLGSSPETLVTVKGREVITYPIAGTRPLGSDLKERRSNRRDMLSDEKERAEHIMLVDLARNDLGKVCEYGSVEVADLMRVEEYSHVQHMVSRVRGILRSDRDALDALAAVFPAGTVSGAPKHRAMQLIESLEGRGRGPYAGAVGYLSDSGDVDTAITIRSAFVNGDRISLQAGAGIVLDSVPEREFQECQSKLGAMHRSLQICQGGGA
- a CDS encoding aminodeoxychorismate/anthranilate synthase component II, whose protein sequence is MRPHVLLVDNYDSFVYNLAHSLAAAGAEPHVVRNDRLDLKAVEGRYHGIVISPGPGHPANLRDFGMCVELLRTLSPSIPTLGVCLGHQGIAHAFGGKVVRARTPLHGKSTPISHDGRGLFRGLPSPLIVGRYHSLCVQEEDLPSCMEVTACSEDDTVMGLRHRQYPIEGLQFHPESVLTERGQDIVDNFVSSLERGA